A single region of the Pyricularia oryzae 70-15 chromosome 4, whole genome shotgun sequence genome encodes:
- a CDS encoding bifunctional polynucleotide phosphatase/kinase, whose product MPPRLFTLPRRTRIVSRSLQLRLSQEPAPLHDRPRACMMSSPGKRRASNAAISPPPIKRKAQTTITKTAVASFFTPTSQKPKERTTWNERMPPKDGKDSNDARATLLVAQYTPESYEAEPPSKRRKVAAFDLDGTIIRTASGKKHADGPGDWQWWDTCVPLKLKSLYYEDGYRVVIFSNQGGLTLHPDPKSKGPKNTKRTDQFKTKVNSILSKLDIPITLYAATAKDIFRKPRPGMWNEMLNDYDLNGTEATPEMEHSFFVGDAGGRTAQLVSASAVTANAAIKSKGKGRAGPAALPKDFSCSDRNLAHNIGIDFKTPEEYFLGEEPRDFVRDFDLASHPFPDADGEPKALIEQKNEKDIILFCGPPGAGKSTFYWKYLKPLGYGRVNQDTLKTKEKCLSAAAEMLKDKVSVVIDNTNPDPDTRALWVALAKKHDIPIRCVWFKTPLALAQHNDAVRSMNGTMNPELRAGLPALAFNSFNSRLKEPKVGEGFQDVVEIEFTFRGTKDEYELWGKYWL is encoded by the exons ATGCCACCGAGACTGTTTACCTTGCCAAGACGTACTCGTATCGTCTCGAGAAGCTTGCAACTGCGTCTGTCTCAAGAACCGGCCCCACTACATGACCGACCGAGAGCGTGCATGATGTCTTCACCTGGGAAACGACGTGCAAGCAATGCGGCCATCTCCCCACCTCCTATCAAACGAAAAGCGCAGACGACCATTACCA AAACTGCCGTCGCCTCGTTCTTCACTCCAACTTCTCAAAAGCCCAAGGAACGAACAACCTGGAATGAGCGCATGCCACCGAAGGATGGAAAGGACAGCAATGACGCCCGAGCCACTCTTTTAGTTGCGCAATACACACCCGAAAGCTACGAGGCCGAGCCGCCATCTAAAAGGAGAAAGGTTGCGGCATTCGATCTGGACGGCACTATCATACGAACAGCGTCAGGCAAGAAGCATGCCGATGGCCCTGGCGACTGGCAGTGGTGGGACACCTGCGTTCCACTCAAACTCAAGAGTTTATACTATGAAGATGG ATACCGCGTCGTCATATTCTCGAACCAAGGGGGCCTTACACTCCACCCCGATCCCAAGTCGAAAGGACCAAAAAATACCAAGCGAACCGATCAATTCAAAACCAAGGTCAACTCTATCTTGTCAAAGCTCGACATACCCATCACTCTCTACGCTGCGACTGCAAAGGACATATTTCGCAAGCCACGACCCGGCATGTGGAATGAGATGCTCAACGACTACGACTTGAATGGGACTGAAGCCACACCAGAAATGGAACACAGCTTTTTCGTGGGGGATGCGGGCGGCCGCACGGCGCAGCTGGTCTCTGCAAGCGCCGTGactgccaacgccgccattAAGAGTAAAGGCAAGGGTCGGGCGGGACCAGCGGCGTTACCCAAGGACTTTAGCTGCTCAGATCGCAATCTGGCACACAACATAGGAATAGACTTCAAGACTCCAGAGGAATACTTTTTGGGGGAGGAACCGCGAGACTTTGTCCGTGATTTCGACCTCGCCAGCCACCCATTTCCAGATGCCGACGGAGAGCCCAAGGCGCTTATAGAGCAAAAGAACGAGAAGGACATTATCCTCTTTTGTGGGCCTCCAGGCGCAGGCAAGAGCACATTCTACTGGAAGTACTTGAAGCCGCTTGGATACGGGAGGGTCAATCAAGACACGCTGAAAAC CAAAGAAAAGTGCTTGAGCGCTGCTGCCGAGATGCTCAAGGATAAAGTCTCGGTCGTCATTG ATAACACAAATCCTGACCCGGATACTAGGGCACTATGGGTTGCTCTCGCCAAGAAACATGACATTCCTATACGCTGTGTATGGTTCAAGACACCACTGGCATTAGCTCAACATAATGACGCTGTCAGGTCAATGAACGGCACT ATGAACCCGGAATTACGAGCTGGACTTCCTGCTCTCGCTTTCAATAGCTTCAACTCGAGACTCAAGGAGCCAAAGGTTGGCGAGGGTTTCCAAGATGTTGTCGAGATTGAGTTCACTTTCAGGGGCACAAAGGATGAATACGAACTATGGGGGAAATACTGGCTCTAA
- a CDS encoding secreted glucosidase codes for MQISKAILALLAPALAVAVDAPGYAGFTRIWQDNFVGSGGTLPDESKWNIIDRDIGVNNELQTYRRSARNIQLSGGQSLQLVPWRDSSARGGWSSGRAESHYVLTPPSGRVTRVEARLRFGPNSIGNKQGIWPAFWMLGDSMRRGTPWPACGELDIMETVNGILTGHGTTHCDVYPGGACNEPSGIGAPVPLANQDAHVWRLEIDRRAGRWQDETITWFLDDRQFHQISGNRIGNERVWTSLARSPLYIILNLAVGGDYQRMQDQRDLVAAHIARVNENMRTQGSLNRTPIKMRVPVPLPEAPAKPPPAEMHDDNMVGEDIP; via the exons ATGCAGATCTCCAAAGCCATTCTTGCTCTCCTCgccccggccctggccgtcGCGGTTGATGCGCCAGGCTATGCCGGTTTCACTCGCATCTGGCAGGACAACTTTGTAGG ATCTGGCGGCACCCTCCCCGACGAGAGCAAATGGAACATCATCGACCGCGACATCGGCGTCAACAATGAGCTGCAGACCTACCGCCGCTCGGCGCGCAACATCCAGCTGTCCGGCGGCCAGTCGCTCCAGCTCGTTCCCTGGCGCGACTCCTCCGCCCGCGGCGGCTGGTCGTCTGGCCGCGCCGAGTCTCACTACGTGCTGACTCCCCCCTCGGGCCGCGTGACGCGCGTCGAGGCCAGGCTGCGCTTCGGGCCAAACTCGATCGGCAACAAGCAGGGCATCTGGCCTGCGTTTTGGATGCTGGGCGACTCGATGCGGCGCGGAACCCCCTGGCCCGCCTGCGGTGAGCTCGACATCATGGAGACGGTCAACGGCATCCTGACGGGCCACGGTACCACCCACTGCGACGTCTACCCCGGTGGCGCCTGCAACGAGCCGTCGGGAATCGGTGCGCCCGTGCCGCTGGCGAACCAGGATGCGCACGTCTGGAGGCTCGAGATCGACAGGAGGGCTGGGAGGTGGCAGGATGAGACTATTACCTGGTTTTTG GATGACCGCCAGTTCCACCAAATCTCTGGAAACAGGATCGGCAACGAACGCGTCTGGACCAGCCTGGCCAGGAGCCCGCTCTACATCATTCTGAACTTGGCTGTGGGCGGCGACT ATCAGCGCATGCAAGATCAACGAGATCTCGTTGCGGCGCATATAGCTCGTGTAAATGAGAACATGAGAACGCAAGG GTCTCTGAACCGAACCCCCATT AAAATGCGTGTCCCGGTGCCACTACCGGAAGCCCCTGCCAAGCCGC CCCCAGCAGAGATGCATGATGACAATATGGTTGGAGAAGATATACCATAG